The Rhodopirellula halodulae DNA segment ACTGTCGCTCGGACAAATTTTGCCCGCCTTCGGCCAATGCGAATTTGCGGAACCTGTCGCTTTGGTCAGTGGCCATCCGGACAAGGCAAAAACGGTTGCTGAGGCCTATGGAATCGAATCGGACGCAATCTACAACTACGACAACTTCGACCAAATCGCAAACGATGACCGAATCGATATCGTTTACATCGTGTTGCCCAATTCCATGCATGCCGAATTCACGATCCGAGCATTGGAAGCGGGGAAGCATGTGCTTTGTGAGAAGCCGATGGCATCCACCATCGATGAATGCGAACGCATGATCGAAGCGGCGAAGAAGGCCGACCGTAAACTCATGATTGCCTACCGCCTGCACTACGAACCCTTCAATCAGAAGGTCATGCAGATGTGCGACGAAAAACGCTTCGGTCAAATCAAAACGTTCAGCGGTAGCTTCTGCATCAACGTTACCGCACCCAACATTCGGCTTTCCTCGAAACTCGCCGGAGGTCCAGTGGGCGATGTCGGGGTGTATCCAATCAATGCCTCCCGGTACGTGACCGGTGAAGAACCGATTGAAGTCTTCGCCCAATCCCATCAGCCCACCGACGATTCGCGATTCCGCGAAGTCCCCGAGAGTGTCTCTTGTTTGCTCCGCTTCCCTTCGGGTGTGCTCGCCAACATCGATTGCAGCTTTGGGACGCACCGCAGTGATTTCTTCCGTGTCGCCTGCGCGGACGGGATGATCGAGCTGACACCAGCGTTTAGCTACAACGGGCAACGCCTGACGACCCATCATTCATCGGAACAAAATGGATCCGTGGTGACCGAGCATGACATCAAAGAAGCAAATCACTTTGCTTCCGAGATGGATGCCTTCGCAGATGCGCTGCTTCATCAGAAACCGATCCAAACCCCGGGTGAAGAAGGTCTCGCCGACATGCGGATCCTGGCAGCGATGGCTCAGTCCATTCGAGAGCAACGACCGGTGCGTGTTCACCAGGCTTGATGCGGTCCACGACGATCCGCACAGCAACAACCATCGTGATGCCCAACCAGTCGGCTGAGCACGCACACGATCGATGTTCAGTGTCCATTCTCCGCCGACTGTGAAACGTCGCCCGGGACCAACATGGGTGATGCGTCAATTTCTTCCGCATCCATTAGGGAAGCGACTTGCTGCAGTGTCGACAGCATCCGCAATTGTTCGTCTTTCGACAATTCCGAAAGTGCGTTCCGGAAACGGTCCTGCAACAAAGAAGGTGACGCTTCCAACAGCTTCTCGCCATCCTTGGTCATTGCAATCAAAACGGAACGTCCGTCCTTCGGAGAACGTTCTCGCACAACCAACGAACGCTCCTGCAGCCGACGGAGAATTCCTGTCACCGTCGCTTGACTCAAATGAACATCCTTCGCAATGGCCGAAGGGGTCGCCTGTTCAATTCTCGAGATGGCCTGCAAGACAGCCAACTGCGGACCGGTCAATCCGTGACCTCCGACGAGCTGCCGCGAATGCAGATCCACGGCACGGATGATCCGACGAATCGATGCCACGATTTGGTCTTCGTGGCTGAGCGGGCACGGTTCACCTTGGCTCAAGGTGTCGTGACAAGAATTTCGAGAGCGGGGGGACAAGGGCTTGAACCGACTGAAACCTCGGACACGGGCGGATGCGAACTGCACCCATCATCCCAACGGGGCCTGCCGGCATTTTAGTCGTTGCCGAATACACCTGTCACCTCATAGATCGCTCCGCTAGGATGCTTTGAGCTCAAAGCATTTTTTGAAGGCCAAGTTCAGTTTCACCTGACGACTCAACGAACACTGAACTCA contains these protein-coding regions:
- a CDS encoding Gfo/Idh/MocA family protein, which translates into the protein MHDPKKLNRRHFTQISTASALGASAIAAAKEPGASTAGNSASKSAQIQPVGGRDIDSTAKKVPLAPPDKQPPNLELPSTPPKKIGYAIVGLGQLSLGQILPAFGQCEFAEPVALVSGHPDKAKTVAEAYGIESDAIYNYDNFDQIANDDRIDIVYIVLPNSMHAEFTIRALEAGKHVLCEKPMASTIDECERMIEAAKKADRKLMIAYRLHYEPFNQKVMQMCDEKRFGQIKTFSGSFCINVTAPNIRLSSKLAGGPVGDVGVYPINASRYVTGEEPIEVFAQSHQPTDDSRFREVPESVSCLLRFPSGVLANIDCSFGTHRSDFFRVACADGMIELTPAFSYNGQRLTTHHSSEQNGSVVTEHDIKEANHFASEMDAFADALLHQKPIQTPGEEGLADMRILAAMAQSIREQRPVRVHQA
- a CDS encoding MarR family winged helix-turn-helix transcriptional regulator — translated: MASIRRIIRAVDLHSRQLVGGHGLTGPQLAVLQAISRIEQATPSAIAKDVHLSQATVTGILRRLQERSLVVRERSPKDGRSVLIAMTKDGEKLLEASPSLLQDRFRNALSELSKDEQLRMLSTLQQVASLMDAEEIDASPMLVPGDVSQSAENGH